A portion of the Callithrix jacchus isolate 240 chromosome 21, calJac240_pri, whole genome shotgun sequence genome contains these proteins:
- the LOC118149906 gene encoding putative UPF0607 protein ENSP00000381514: MGNSLSKLFSFICHRVWQRWQPRRSPLVHADFSAGRLHPAAPAHVPAPRALQGSRFLLFPPRGLGPYFPSSSNFTRNSSALLRDLPPLAWSPPSRKKPVLRHFAREGPVKIPPPSLTFPLRLPPLQMPAPILKTAVRAEDGEEPMEVDNQVEILKTAVRAEEGEEPMEVDDQGLGVPSAPTPAGGVLPFGKPDPAPAALPGPVPGCSHWPDKAASLVLGKDHQPSSSAKPMEWEATQHKDPPAVATKGPSKPRAASRSSRQPKWLVQPQQLRLVPPQQWRWGRNEGPPPAKRPRRSVKGFMDTGKSSRTTSSRRLKKKHGKKLQ, translated from the exons ATGGGAAATTCCCTAAGcaaattgttttcctttatctGCCACAGGGTCTGGCAGCGGTGGCAACCACGACGGTCTCCTCTTGTCCATGCGGACTTTTCGGCTGGCCGGCTTCATCCCGCAGCTCCTGCGCATGTGCCTGCCCCGCGAGCCCTACAAGGTTCCCGATTCCTCTTGTTCCCTCCGCGAGGTCTTGGGCCTTATTTTCCATCGAGCTCCAATTTCACCAGGAACTCGAGCGCCCTACTGCGGGACCTGCCTCCTCTTGCCTGGAGCCCGCCCTCAAGGAAGAAACCCGTGCTACGCCACTTCGCACGCGAGGGACCCGTGAAGATCCCTCCTCCAAGCCTAACGTTTCCACTCCGACTGCCTCCCCTGCAAATGCCGGCCCCGATCCTGAAGACCGCGGTGAGAGCAGAAGATGGTGAAGAACCCATGGAGGTGGACAATCAAGTAGAGATCCTGAAGACGGCGGTGAGAGCAGAAGAGGGTGAAGAACCGATGGAGGTGGACGATCAG GGCCTTGGAGTGCCCAGCGCACCCACCCCTGCAGGAGGCGTCCTTCCCTTTGGGAAGCCTGACCCAGCTCCAGCAGCGCTCCCTGGCCCAGTTCCCGGCTGCTCCCATTGGCCAGACAAGGCGGCCTCTCTGGTACTGGGGAAAGACCACCAGCCCAGCTCCTCAGCCAAGCCGATGGAGTGGGAGGCGACCCAGCACAAGGATCCTCCAGCTGTTGCCACAAAGGGTCCTTCTAAACCAAGGGCTGCCAGCCGCAGTTCGCGACAACCAAAATGGTTAGTGCAACCCCAGCAGCTGCGACTGGTCCCTCCGCAGCAATGGAGGTGGGGGAGAAACGAGGGGCCCCCACCCGCTAAACGTCCCCGCCGATCCGTGAAAGGATTCATGGACACCGGCAAGTCAAGTCGAACAACATCATCCAGGAGACTGAAAaagaaacatgggaagaaattaCAGTAA